TACGTCGTAAGATGTTTATTTTCATTCTCAATTTACAGGATTAAGTGAATAGTGCCCTTCACCAGGGAAAATTATTTCAGAGTTTGTAAAATAGACATGATGTTGAACCAGAATAGGACGTTAGTCGACAAGATAATATAATAATTTTTATGGCATTTTATACAGTTGGAACTGATATTTCGCTTTGCCTATCATACCGAACGACATATTGGCGTGGGAGCACATTTTGAGGCAAATGAAGAATGTCATTGAGATCGAAAGGCTATCGGGATGCTCAGGGCGGGCTCCCTCTTAATATTGAAATAGATGATTTATTTCGATTTCATTGATCATACCCGGCCCAGTGAAAACCAATGACTCTCTTTAATGATATCAACGAAATACCCGCCCCACGCTGCGATACGAGTAAAACGCATGAATTGATGGACGTCATCTTCCTCACCTTTACCGCCGCGCCCCGCGCCGCTATCTGGATGGGAAACCATACAGCCAGCTCCCGTGGCTAAGACCGCATTCTCCTTTATTCCTGTTGGTGCGTTTCTACTACTCCTCGTTACGCTTTGTTACGCTGCATGGGCGGCCTTTGCCTCCCTTCGACGGCAAAACGCCGACGCTGCTGTTGGCTAGCCATCGCAATGGCGCGGCGGATGGCTGGATCTTCAACCAACTGCTGCCGACCGCGCAGTTTCTGACCTCCGTTCAACTGCTTCGCTCACGCTTTCTGCGCCTGATGTTCGCCGGTATCCCGGTGGTGCGCGACAAGGATCGCGTGCGCTATTTTATTGAGGAGGTGATCCGTCTGGCGCGGATTTATACCTATCTGGACGACCTTGAACATTACCAAACGACGCGCCTGACGCTGCCCTTCCGCAAAGGGATTAAAGAGATCGGCGAGCGTCTGGTGGCGCTTGGAGTATTGCGCGAGGCCAGCGATATCTATTTCGCCCCGTTCAGCGTACTGGATGACGCTATCCGCGAGGAGCGCTTCGACACGCTGGAGCAGGTAGTGTACGCCAACCAGGCGGGCTGGCGGCAGGCTAAACAGCGCAGCCCGGCCTGGAACTACGACGAGCAGAGCAGCGCGGAAGACACGCCGACCGGTAATGAGCTGACGGGGTTGGCGGGCAGCCCGGGCACCGTCGAGGGCGAGGTGTTTTTAATCCACAGCCCGGACGATTTCGCGCTGTTTCCCAAAGGGGCGATTCTGGTGGCAAGAACCACCAATCCCGCGTGGACCTCGCTGTTTTATCGCGCCAGCGGCGTGATTACCGAAAGCGGCGGCCCGCTTTCACATGGGGCGGTGACGGCCAGAGAGCTGCAATTGCCGGCGGTGATGAGCGTGCGCGGCGTTATGACGCGTTTGCAGAACGGCATGCGCGTACGGCTGGACGGCAAACGGCACGGTCAGCGTGTTGTAACCGGGGCGGCGAGGCGCTACGCCAAACCGTTTGCCACGCATCGGAGCCTGATTCGCCAGCGCGTAAAGATGGTAGCGGCTGGCGGCGCATTACCCGCAGCGCGGCGAAGGCCGTGAAGGCGGCGGTAAGCGAGCCGATTAGGCTTAACCGCTGGCGATGTTTTGAGCCGTTGGCTGCTTATCTGCGCAATCGCCGCACAGCGGTCAGAATTTATGGCTAAAAGGGCTTGTCAGCGATAAATGATTGGTACATAATGCTGCCCACCGATAAGGATGCTAGTAAATAGTTATATAATTCATTGTATTACAATGATTATCATCGGCAGTCGCGCAGGTCCATTGCGCCGACGCAAAAAATCTCTCTGCGGGAATAGCTCAGTTGGTAGAGCACGACCTTGCCAAGGTCGGGGTCGCGAGTTCGAGTCTCGTTTCCCGCTCCAATTCTTGTTCTATAGATGTCCAATGATGTCTGTAGGTCTATGAAAAAAGAGCGAAAAGTTCTTTTTTTGTTTCCAAAGCAATCCATTGAATACCACCCACGGCCAGCCTTTTTAAGGCCAGAATTGAGGCCAAAAAAACAGGGTGGCAACGCGTTCCTGATTGTTGCTGGGATCAAATAAAGGCAATGACAAGCATAGAGCCTGAGTCTCAACCTGGAGCTCTTGTCATGGTACTTTCCGATTTGATTATCCGGCAGGCTAAAGCCAACGGTAAAACCTTTCATCTTCCTGATTGCGGTGGACTCGGTCTGGTTGTTTCGCCGGTGGGCGGTAAGTCATGGCATTTCCGCTATTACTGGCTGGGTAAACAGAAGCGCCTCTCTCTAGGCCGTTATCCTGAAATCGGCTTACGCAAAGCGCGCGCATTGCGCGATGAAGCTCGCGAGCTGTTGGCTAAAGGCATCAACCCCTGCACTGTTCGCAAACAAAAGCGGCAGGCCGAGCGTGCCGGCTACAGCTTCAAAGCCGTGGCAGCGAGAGTTTATTAATGTGCTTATATGGTGTTCATCCTAATTTTCAGTACTCATCCTCTATCCCTCACCTCGGGCCATTCAATGTCTATCGACAGTCTCGGGCTTATGGGCCTTGTTGCGGTAGTTAATCTGGAAAGTACGATGGCAATGTTGACAGTAATATAGAGGAAATCCTGCTTTTCCCGTTACATGTTTATGGAACGGTTCTATTTGTTGCCATTATGAGCAAGCAACTTAGATAGTGACAGTAATGAAACGCATTACTTACAAGTTCATGCTTTATCAAAGTAACGTTTTTAAGTGATGATCGTTATTTGTAATTACATTTAAATGTGGATATTACTCATTACCTTGCCTGCTATTAATATTTATCATGGTAATTTGCTTGCTATTTTTTGAACTAGGTCAAAAAATACGCTATTTTTCTAAAATGTAAGGAATGTTAACGTTTATAGTATTGATAATCGTTATCATATGTAATAGTGTGTGTATTGTTGTTCAGTAAGCCAAACTAAAATAATAGAAAAAGTTTTGTCTGTTTCTTGATGGAAATATGCATTACGTTGCATGCGATTTTGTATGCGCATAATGAAGGATTTTGTTTATATGCATGTGACCATTGAAGGTGTTTGATTTTATGCAGATATGGAGATCATGCTCACTCTATGAAAATATTTATTACCGATGGACAGAAAGCTGAATTTGAACATCTTCATGACGCTAGGCATGATAAGCGGGTTTACAATCGAATCAAAGCCATTCTTCTGGCTTTGGTGGGATGGAATCCAGCAATAATCGTTCAGGCTCTGCACCTGTATGAAATCATTATCAGTCTTCGTATCAGTGATCATCTTAATGAGCGCAAGCTCAAACCTGAAAACGGTAGTTCTGATGGGGTGCTTAATGTCGAGCAAACAGAAAGTTCAATCGGTCATTTATCACAGCATTTATGTCACCATCCTCATGAAATAGGGGCTTATGCCGCTCAGCGCTGGAATATTTGGTTCAGCATTCCTTGTATAAACAAGTGGCTGCATTATTATAGTTTCAATTTTTTCAATGAAATATGCAAGCATTCACCCGATTACAGGGAAAAAATTTATCTGATAGTGGATGATTCGGATTATAACCGAATCCCATGGATTAAAGATTACTCCTATCTGCCAAACATAGAACTTCATTATTATTTTTCGCTTTACAGTACGAATTTGAACGCAATAGAGCGCTTGTGTAAAGTGATGAAGGATCATGTGTGGAATAATCGATATATAGAAAGTACACGCGAATATCGGGATGCAATATTCGGTTTTATCTCCACGACGCTATCAGAAATAGCAGCATCGCTCATGACAAAAATTCACGATCGCTTTCAGGTATTCAACCCTGCATCTTGAGGATTATTATATATTCTGTGAATAATAAAAAATTAAGAGTTAGATCGTTATCTAGCAGTGCGATAGCTGCGATTTCTTTATAACACAAGGATAGTCAATATGGATATGGAGAAGGATTTACAGACTCTCACGGCTAAAAGGCTAAAAGGCTAAAAGCATTACTTCTGAGAAAAATCAATGTTTCGGAAAGTGAGTTTGATGAAGATGAAAACTTGTTTGACTATGGTTTGGATTCTATAGATGTCATGGTTTTAGTCGGAGAATTAAAAGCATATGGGATACAGGCTAACTTTATTGATATGGTGAGAGCTCCCACCTTCAGGGCATGGAAAAATTTGCCATGAGTCTTTGAACAAGAAAACTCTAAAATATAAAAAATGAACGATGCTAGAGTAGCGGTTGTGTGAAAGTAATACTCTGAATAGCCATGTTATATAGTCAGAGGAATGGTATCTTGTGGTGCAAAATATTGACTATAACATATCCGGAGCGTTGGTTATTAGTGTGATGGGAATCATAATGCATTTCTCTATCTTTAGTAATTATTATGGAGATAATAGATAAAAGGGTTGAGACGGCTTTCTGTTATAAATTGATAGTTTGGTATGATATCACAGTATATATCAATTTATTATATTGATGTGATGTTGGTGTTTTTTATTTGATTGTTATTAATGCTAGGGTGTTTTTTGACGGATATTTTTTCTTTCATAAGTTTGATTCATATATATGTATTAGCTTGTGGCTTTATGGCGTAAAAGCAAGGGCGGTAGCATGTATGAAAATCTACTTATTTTTTTTGTGTGGGTATTTGAAGACGTATGTTAAATTATTAATGGTGAAATTATTTCAGTGTTCCGTTAGTATGAATGTTACTGTCTCTATAGGAATAAGCATGTCTCCAATCCATATAGGAACTAGATTACGCTGTGAAGTATAAGATAATGGATTTTTGATAATATAGATAAGCAGTATTTTCATCCTAAATTAATTAAAGTCTTCACGATGCGGCTTTTGGCTAATAAATGAAACTTATTTTTATGATCTAATTTAATTTGTTGAATAATTCTATGTGTAATATTTTTTCTGATTAACTAAAAGTATAGGGATTATATGGCATGCAATGACTTTTTTATTAATGAAAACTTTGTTTCTTTCGATGCATGTAAGTTAAAAAAAACAAAGTTAATATGGGTGAATCCATCTTATGCTGGACTTCAGCAAGACATTTTGAATGAATGCAGTTACATGGTTAAACGAGATGCTATAATAGAGAATGTTATTACTGCGCAATGTAAAGTATTCTTTGTCGAGTGTTATAGCGGTTCTGACGTTGAATATCATGGGGGAGGAACCTGCGTTGGATTTAATGGTAAATGGCTGATAAAAGGGATTGGTACAACCCCACTTTTGCATCAGGATAATGAATCAGTACATGCTACTGGTGAATTACCATTATATTATGCATTATATGAGATGATATGGAGTCGTGTCTTAAGCGATATATTGCCTTATGGTTCACTTCCTTGTATTGGAGTTATATCAACCGAAAATAAAGTTATTGATATTAAAAGCCAAAAACCACATGTTTTAGGGCTATTAGTGAGAGAGTATAGATTGAGACCTGCTCATTTTGGGTGGGCGGTATTTTCTAAGCCCATCCCTGGGCTTAAGGATAAACAACATTTTGAAGTTGAGCATGTATCAAAAGTTATCTCATCATTACCTTCTTTACTTCCGCAACATAGGGAGTATACAAAAGAAGATTGGCTCATGCTAAGTGATGAAGAAAAATTTGATTATGGATTGACTGAGCTTGCTATTCGTCTTGGTGCACAATTCGGTTATTGCCATAGCAAATTCCTTAAAATTGGAACATCACCATCTAATGTAACGTTAAATGGTGAATTAGTGGATTTTACTTCAGTGGATTCTATTCATCCATTTGGTAGTAAGGCTCCAGAGAGATATAGACAAATATTAACCAAGTTTTTCGAGGAAGATCATAAGTGTTTGTTGAGGGAGTTTTATAACTTATTTTTTTGTTTTGGAAAACAAGTATTATGTAGTAATGATAAATTTCAGAAAATATATGATAATGCAAAGGATAATTTTCTAAATAGCTATATCTTAACAAAAATAAAAGATAGGTTATTGCTAACTGGATTGCCAAAAGTTTTATCTGATAAAATAGAAATAACTCAGAATGAGGTTAGACTATCGTCGATGATCGATAGTTTGATATATCGAAATGAAAATTTTTCTGTGGATGATATATATACTCCTTCATGTAGTTTTGGGTTTATTATGTTCGAGCTTGCCATGTGCTATAACAAAAAAGATAAATTTATGTCAATAATTCCTGCCAGCATGATTAATCCTTTGGAAAAGGAGATTCTTTATGATTTATACTTAAAATATAGAGGGAAGGCGGAGGAGGTGGCAAGGAATTTAAGTAAGGTGATTACCAGTGAAAACATAACGAAATCATGTTTTTTAAATATCACACGATTAACAAGCTCACGGGAATGTATTGAACGTGAAACTATAATAAATTTGTTACAAAACACGTGTGATAACATCGCCCCCCAAAAACTAAAATACGTAGTTGGCTCAATTATTGGTAAGATTAATACTTTAATTTATGATAGTCCTACTGCTCGGATAGTTTGTTGGCAAGACGAATATAAAAAGATAGGATTCGATATTAGAGATGGTGGTTTTTATGTCAATTTTTTTATAAATAATTCTATTGAGAAGTATGATTCATTGTCATCTTTGCCTGAGATTGACTTATTAAATATAGTAGGGTTCTATGGAGGAAGGATTTGGAGTGTTTTTGATGCTACACATTAAAGATGTATCTAAGAGTAAAAAAGATGTTATTTAGGGACAGCAAGAAGATCGTGCTCACCTACTCAAACTAACATTTTACTTCATGTGGATGCTCTGACGCTTTCATAAAAAGATGGGTGAGAGTCATTCTCTTGTACTGATGTGAAGGATAGAACTTGTTACGGACAAAGTAGACGGAAATGATAAACTTCGATCTCTAATATAATAAGGTGTAAAATATAGATAAAGTGGCAGGTATAATAATTTTGTTGTTGACGGTTTTGCCCATTTTGTTTTCCTCTTTGAGGAATGTTGGAGAAGATGATTAGTTTGTATATGTCCACCTGTCGCTTGTTAATTATATCGAATCTATTGGTTTATTTGAGATGGTAAAAATAATAATTATTTAGTCTGGTTGGAATGCGAAGCTTAAACAACAGGAGCTTTATGAGAGAACTGACATCATTAAAATTAAACCATTTTTCTGCCTCGGACGGGATCCCTGCAACAATCGAAAATACCATGGATGCTGCTACCAGTGGGGCAGTTAATCAACTCTATAATGATAGAAAATATAACCATCCAGACCTGATAATTATAAATTTAGTCAAAAAAAAAGATTCCAGGCTTAAAACGGAAAATATTTAAACTGAGAATTTTTTTAACTTTTGGTGCTCACACAAAATGAATTCTTTTCCTCATGAAAATATCCCCCTAACTGATGCACAGCAAGGGGTTTGGTATGCTTCTCAAGCCAGCCATTCTTCCAGACTCTACGCGACGGGGCAGGCTTTGTACCTTCGCGGTGAGATAGAACAATCCAAATTAATTCACGCTATTGAGCGCGCTTTAGTGGAATTTGATGTGCTCAACCACAGCTTCATCGATGTGTACGGTACGCCATCTTTCGGTCCGCTAATGTCCAATGCATGCGTCACTCTGTGCGATCTTAGTTTTCAGGATGAGCCAGAGGTTCTTGCGCAGCAATCGATGGAGCAGATAATCCGTGAGGAGTTGGGACCGAATTGCCTGCATCAACATGAACATCGTCTGTATATATTAGGTAAGCATGAGGCGATATGGTTTTCTCGTATCCATCATATCGCCTTCGATGCCTATGCCTACCATTTACTGCATCAACGCGCAGGCGCGCACTACAGAGCGTTGCAGAAAGGGGAAAGCGTGGTTCCTTGTCGATTCGTAGGACTGCGTACATTGTGTGCAGAAGATTTGGCTTACAGGGAGAGTTCGCAATATACAAGCGATCACGACTATTGGACACATCGCTGCGCACAAATGCCAACGCCAACTTTCCTTGGCACGGCTGCGCAAGAGATGGCAGTTGATACCATACAGGCCGAAGAATTCATTGATGCTGAGCTGTCTTTGGTTTTGGATACTTTTTATCAACATAGCAGGATAGCGTTGTCCGATATGTTGCTCGGTGTGTTTGCCAGTTATTTTTCATCATGTCTGGGAGGCGAGCGAAAGCTGCTTTTCGGATTGCCTTGTATGGGGCGCCTGGATTCCTTTGGCGCACAGGCGGCGATAACCCGCAGCAATATTCTGCCTTTGCTTTTGGAATTGCCTCAGGATGTCTGTTTTCAGGACGTTTGTGCCATTGTCGCAAGAAGCAGGCGCGAGTTACTTGCTCATCAACGTTATCGCGGCGAATGGATTGGCAGGGCTATCGGCAGAATCGGCGATAACTTACCTCTTTACGGCATTGAACTGAATATTTTGCCCTACTCTCCCACTCTTGATTTTGAAGGATTAAACACGGCAGCCAAACATGTCGCTACTGGCCCTGTACGGGATCTCAATGTTCATTTGGAACTTGGATCAGATCTGCGCCCACGCGGCCTCAGGTTGATTGCTAATGCTTCGCGGCATAATCGATCGGAATTGCAAATGCATGTGCGCCGACTGCTGTACTGGATGGAGCAATTAATCAAGGCGCCTGAATTACCGCTGCGGGAGCTGTCGTTGGCGATGCCAGCCGAGTTGTCGGCGATCGCTCAGTGGAACAACACAGTTCATACTTTGCCTGCGCATAATATTCTCCAGTTATTTGAAGAACAGGTTCAAGCTGTACCTCAACAGCTCGCCGTACTTGACGAAACCGGTGGGTTAACCTATTCAGAACTGGAACTGCGTTCTCGGCAGCTTGCGCATGCTCTCGACTACCATCTGCAAGGTGCTCGCGGCAAGGTGATCGGTGTGGCTCTGGAACGCTGCGTTGAGCTGGAAGTGGTTCTGCTGGCTATTCTTCGCTCCGGTGCTGTGATTTTGCCGCTCTCGCTGGAACTTCCCGAACTACGACTGCAGAAGATGCTCAAGCAAGCCGGCGCTTCTTTGACGATATCCACCTTCACGAGCCGGAACAGACTGCCGACCGGACACTCGCAGATGGATATTGAGTCACTCAGTTGCATCGCGGAACGGTTGGGCAACGCGGCACTGGCGCTGCCCACAGAGCAGTGTGGAACTGCGCCGGCCTACATTCTCTTCACTTCAGGCTCCAGCGGCGAACCGAAAGGTGTAATGGTTGGTCATCTGGCGTTAGCTAATCGCCTTCAGTGGATGCAGGCTGAGTACAGTCTGCAGCCAACGGATCGTGTTCTGCAGAAAACGCCTGCGACCTTCGACGTATCAATGTGGGAGTTCTTCTGGCCGCTGATCAGCGGCGCGACATTGGTTATGGCGCGTCCCGGCGGACACACGGACCCAGCTTATCTTCTGAGCAGTATTGAGCAATATAACATCACTACCTTACATTTTGTCCCATCAATGCTGGCGCTATTTCTTGATGCTTTTGAACGTCGTCCAGGACAACTACCGTTACTCCGGGTATTCGCAAGTGGTGAAGCATTGTCCCCAGAGCTGGTAAAGCGCTATCACTGTCTACTGACCGCACCATTGCATAATCTCTACGGTCCAACCGAAGCCGCTATTGACGTGACTTACCATGTGTTAGGTCAAAATGTTGAAGGACGCAGCGTACCGATTGGCC
This window of the Brenneria goodwinii genome carries:
- a CDS encoding PEP-utilizing enzyme, whose product is MPPFDGKTPTLLLASHRNGAADGWIFNQLLPTAQFLTSVQLLRSRFLRLMFAGIPVVRDKDRVRYFIEEVIRLARIYTYLDDLEHYQTTRLTLPFRKGIKEIGERLVALGVLREASDIYFAPFSVLDDAIREERFDTLEQVVYANQAGWRQAKQRSPAWNYDEQSSAEDTPTGNELTGLAGSPGTVEGEVFLIHSPDDFALFPKGAILVARTTNPAWTSLFYRASGVITESGGPLSHGAVTARELQLPAVMSVRGVMTRLQNGMRVRLDGKRHGQRVVTGAARRYAKPFATHRSLIRQRVKMVAAGGALPAARRRP
- a CDS encoding non-ribosomal peptide synthetase, giving the protein MNSFPHENIPLTDAQQGVWYASQASHSSRLYATGQALYLRGEIEQSKLIHAIERALVEFDVLNHSFIDVYGTPSFGPLMSNACVTLCDLSFQDEPEVLAQQSMEQIIREELGPNCLHQHEHRLYILGKHEAIWFSRIHHIAFDAYAYHLLHQRAGAHYRALQKGESVVPCRFVGLRTLCAEDLAYRESSQYTSDHDYWTHRCAQMPTPTFLGTAAQEMAVDTIQAEEFIDAELSLVLDTFYQHSRIALSDMLLGVFASYFSSCLGGERKLLFGLPCMGRLDSFGAQAAITRSNILPLLLELPQDVCFQDVCAIVARSRRELLAHQRYRGEWIGRAIGRIGDNLPLYGIELNILPYSPTLDFEGLNTAAKHVATGPVRDLNVHLELGSDLRPRGLRLIANASRHNRSELQMHVRRLLYWMEQLIKAPELPLRELSLAMPAELSAIAQWNNTVHTLPAHNILQLFEEQVQAVPQQLAVLDETGGLTYSELELRSRQLAHALDYHLQGARGKVIGVALERCVELEVVLLAILRSGAVILPLSLELPELRLQKMLKQAGASLTISTFTSRNRLPTGHSQMDIESLSCIAERLGNAALALPTEQCGTAPAYILFTSGSSGEPKGVMVGHLALANRLQWMQAEYSLQPTDRVLQKTPATFDVSMWEFFWPLISGATLVMARPGGHTDPAYLLSSIEQYNITTLHFVPSMLALFLDAFERRPGQLPLLRVFASGEALSPELVKRYHCLLTAPLHNLYGPTEAAIDVTYHVLGQNVEGRSVPIGRPIWNTRIHILNEYGRTTPIGIEGELYIEGICLADGYVGQPTLTAERFVIGADGERLYRTGDLARWREDGEIDYLGRLDQQIKIHGQRIELEEIDAVIGKHPQVHQACANMYEGRIIAYIVTNGVEPDEDELLAFCRKHLPVYMLPQRVMFLAELPLSRNGKLDRKILPAPPNIHREDGSVPSSLIEQRLCEYFADALQLPAVAPESNFFDLGGNSLSAVSVAARINAGLGWRITIANIFAHPTPRTLAGHGQHDDLNMLDTTLLLRPSPYNSRIGLPTLFCIHPAGGIAWCYSGLARFLKTPCEIVGLQAQGLTPEGHIAQSMDDMAEEYANRIRTHQPRGPYWLIGWSVGGMIAHSVAVRLEQQGQKVELLAMMDAYPSDLWRRFAFEDLNSREEESMAMAALLFIAGIALPFDNGLPSLIVPKGEVLERSQTIRLLRENGNALASLDDQTLDRLINVVINSRRLVGGSNHDIYHGDLLFFTAAAPRAEDWLDLEAWHPYVHGRIHNIDINCNHPAMARAEALREIAMHLDVTFACFLKRLSGNQQDSSRKKIVENAAK